Genomic window (Prosthecochloris aestuarii DSM 271):
CCCGGTCTTCTGGCAAGCAAGTCGGTAACTTCGCTGACCATGACCGGAAGGTGGTATCCATCATGTTCCATACGTACTAAAAATATCTGCCGGCCAGGACCTGAAACCTGGAAGCATTGTCACGAACAACTTTCGATAATTTTTCCGGCGCCCAGAGGATCATCTTGACATTGGCGCCGACAATAACGACATCACGGCTGATGCCGGCATGCTGCAGAAATTCCCTCGAAAGGGCAATGCGTCCCTGGCGATCCATTTCGACACAATCCAGGCTTTCGTAAAGCAGTGTCTTGAGCAGACGCTCGTCCGGGTTGAAATCCGACAGGCGCACAATAGCCTGCTCTTTTTCAGCCCATACCGATGGTTCATACAGCTCGAGCGAGCCGTCGGGGACTTTCATAACGTAGAGGCCCCCGGCATCTGAAGCCGAACCGCGAGAAGATTTCAGAGATTCATCCGGAACAACCGTCATACGGCGGCGAAAGCGCGCCGGAATCATCAGGCGGCCTTTATCATCGATAGCATGTTGCTCTTTTCCGATAAACCCCGACATTGTCCCCTATTAGCCAATAATTTCACTGTATTCACACCATTACTCCCACAATTTACCACTTTACACCACATAAAATCTATAGAAAAAGCTACCGGGAAAAAAATATTCCCCTATTTTATTAACCTCTTTTTACAATCAGGGCAAACCTCTGCTCCACAGCTGGCCGATTATTGCCGATGAGCCGTTTCCATCGAGAATTTATCATTGACGGGTACAATCTGCTTCACGCACGTGGATTGCAGGCGCCGGCGCTCACCCTCGAAGAACAGAGAACCCGTCTTGAAGCCAATCTGATCAGGGCACAGGAGAGGAAGCACTGCAAGATCACCGTCGTCTATGATGGCAGGAGCCACGGTCGGGCCCTGAGTGAGGCTGGCGCGCTGAACAAAGTCTTCACCGCGTCAAAGATGACCGCCGATGAATGGATTATCGACTTCCTCCGTTCATCGCCAAAACGGGCCCGCCAGCTCACCGTGGTCAGTTCCGACCGGCTCATCGTCTCACACGCAAGCGCTTACGGGGCAGCATGCATGAGCTCAGAAGCCTTCGCCAGCAGCCATCTCGAAGAGAGCCCGACAAAACGCAACAACACCGCCCGCTCAGAACACGCGGGAAAACATGGAGACAAGCCGCTGAGTGACCGGGAGGTCAATGCATGGATGAAACTCTTCGATAAAGAAAACGGCAGAAAAGGCTCTTTATAAGAAGAGAAGACGGGAAAATGTGACACGTCTGACCCTCCGATAATGCACGAAAGCCCTGAAAAGATCTCGTATATTTTGTACTATAGAAGAAGATTACCAATTGTTTATTTTTAACTCTCATTGCACTATGGCAAACAGTAGCGTCAACAAGAACAATACATGGCAGGAACTTGAAGAGTGGCGAAAAAAAATCGACAGCATTGACCATCAACTCTCATCACTGCTCTGCCAGCGCCTCAACTGCGCACAGAACATCAGCGAACTGAAACACCGTATCGGAGAGCAGGTTCTGCAGCCTGCCCGCGAAAAAGAGGTTCTTGCAAACGTGCGCAATAAAGCCGACTCCC
Coding sequences:
- a CDS encoding chorismate mutase — encoded protein: MANSSVNKNNTWQELEEWRKKIDSIDHQLSSLLCQRLNCAQNISELKHRIGEQVLQPAREKEVLANVRNKADSPLKAETLEKIYRSIIEETRLFQHEWKNQQQSISSR
- a CDS encoding NYN domain-containing protein; translated protein: MSRFHREFIIDGYNLLHARGLQAPALTLEEQRTRLEANLIRAQERKHCKITVVYDGRSHGRALSEAGALNKVFTASKMTADEWIIDFLRSSPKRARQLTVVSSDRLIVSHASAYGAACMSSEAFASSHLEESPTKRNNTARSEHAGKHGDKPLSDREVNAWMKLFDKENGRKGSL
- the mraZ gene encoding division/cell wall cluster transcriptional repressor MraZ, producing MSGFIGKEQHAIDDKGRLMIPARFRRRMTVVPDESLKSSRGSASDAGGLYVMKVPDGSLELYEPSVWAEKEQAIVRLSDFNPDERLLKTLLYESLDCVEMDRQGRIALSREFLQHAGISRDVVIVGANVKMILWAPEKLSKVVRDNASRFQVLAGRYF